The sequence GTTCAGGTTCATATTGAACCACGGCGGTTGCAGTAACGAGGTTCACTTGCGCTGCAATGACCCCATCTCGTTGTTCAATTTGACGTTCCACCGCACTCACACAGCCTGCACATTTCATCCCATTGACATCAAGGGTAATGGTTTCTGGGCTGTTTTGTGAAAGCTGACGATTCGGTTTTGAAGAAACTTGCATAGGTGTTATTGATCAAAATAAGCCAATCAGTACCAGTTTTCTATTTTGACAAACTCGGCATCAGATGAACCATCCAGAATTAAGAATTGTCAACCATCGTCGAAATTAGTTATTTGTTCTTGGTTCATTATTACTTGGTAGCAAAAATTGATCGAGTTGAATCACCTCTCCCATCAGAAATAGGCTTGAGAAGATTACTTTTTGTTAAGCTGAAAGCGGGAAATTATTCATTATGGCATCAAAAATGAAAAAGATTATCTGCTGCTTAACTAAACCATTGCGTCTTGCTGCTGGCTTAGTCTTTCTTCTCTTAGGAACAATTCCTACCGTTTTAGTTCCTGGAATTGGTCTATTTCTGGGCTTACCGTTTCTCTTAATCGGTGGCGCGTTAGTCTGCTGTTAAAAACTTAACTCATCTCACTCTGAGAGAGAATTTAACCTTCTTTCTCAGAGTTTTTCCCATTTCTAGAAGAAGAAACGCATCAGCAGAGATCCAACCGTTGTAAACAGGCGATTGAGACCGCCACCACCACCGTTACTGTCTCGCGGTTGACTAGCAATTTCCACAGCTTTCATAAATTGTTGCGAGGCTTGAACGCCAATTTCATTTTCTTGTTGTGTAAACAATTCCAGTGCAATTTCTGCATCTTGGGTTGCGCCAACTTGATCTCCTAGACGATAACGAGCAACCCCTCTTCCCAAGTAGGCTGCTGCATATTCAGGATCGAGACGAATAGCAAGATTACAGTATTCTAAAGCAGCTTCATAGTTTCCCGCCTCGGCTTCTGCTGCAGCGAGTTTATAAAATTGTTTCGCAGAACTGGCTGAGGTCGGAACACCGATCGCGCCCCGAATATAAGCAGTTTCCAACGTTGTATTTTCCAATTGGGCGTTATTGAGATAAGCCTTTCGCAGATCGGTTTGATTGAGAATTGCACCTGTTAAATTCGCCCCAGTTAAGTTCGCCCCATGTAAAGACGCTCCCGTCAGGTTCGCCCCCCTTAAGTCAGCCCCCGTTAAATTCGCTCGACTCAGGTTTGCATTTGTCAAGTTCGCCCCTTGCAGTTGTGCTCCTGCTAACTCAGCCCTCACTAACCCCGCGTTAACCAAGTTACAATGTTGGCAAGTTTGGGTAGAGAGCAATTGATTCAGATCCGTAAGATTTTCTGCAAGTGCAACGGAGGGAGAAAGAAGCACTGTCAGGAAAGTAGCAGTGGTAGCGGTACGCAAAGACATAAGATTTATTAAGTTGTGTTGACATCTGAAAGAGGGAAGTTATCTTCCCCCATGAGTTTTTCCTATTTGCTATCTGATTGTTGCGCTTCCAACTTAGCTAAACGACTCATTAACTCTTGATTCTCCTGCTTCAAGCGATCAAATTCCTCTCGTAATTCCTTGACTGCTTTATCTGATCCAAGGTTTCCTTGAACCGTTTTTACCGCTTCTTCCGCCATGCGACGCACTCGTCCATCTGGAGTTTGGTCAGCAAGGGTCTGCAATATGGAAATCGCTTGAGAGGTTTGCATTTGTTTTAATGCAGTCACAACCGAGACTTGAGTGAGGAAGAAACTTTCTCCCGAAAGCGCGTCTAACTGTTCTAAAATTGCTTCTAGTTGGGCTTGTTCTTGACCTGTTGAAATTGTTCCTAATGCTCGAATCGCAGCCAAACGCAAGGGTTGCGGAATTCCAGCATAAGTATAAGGTAAAATCATGCCCATAGCAGTTTCAGAGGTTTTCATCTCCGAGAGTCCGCCAATAATTCCTCCGCGAACGACTTCATTCCAACCTGCGCGGTTTTCTAGCCCTTGACGGAACAAATCAATCACTTCCGCTTCTTTCTCTTTAAGATTTCCCGTCGCCATTTTACCTAACATTCGGAAAGCAACCGCTTCTGTATAGTAACTGGGATCGCCTTCCTGTGCGATTAGTTTGACTGCTTGATAACTTTCTTCGGTTTTAAAGTTGGCTAACCCTTCTAATATGGTTCGGCGTACTTTCGGGTGTTCATCACTTAAGCCGTTGATCAATTCAGGAATGGCTTGCTGTAACTTAATTTTTCCTAACTGTTTCGCGACTTCTAAACGCACTCCCCAAAACGGATCTTGAGTCAGGCTTTCCGCCAAGGCTTTAATCACCTCTAAACCGCCTTTTTTCCCCAGTGCTTCTGCTGCATAAATGCGAGAAGTGACATCTGGATCATATTTTAATTGGGTTTTGAGTTCTTCGGTAGGATATTCTAAGGTGACGGTTTTGAGGTAATAGTTCCCTTGGTCAAAGCTGATGAACTGGGGTTGTTGCGGTAATGGGAAATAAAAATTATGTTCTTTCTCATGGAGATGTAAAGACATAGTTTCAAAACACACTTCTCCATTGTCAGAAACATAGCCAAAACCAACGGGAATCTTAAGATCAAATAACTCATTTTCAGTTACATCTTTATCGGTTTTTCCTTGGGTTTGGGTGACAGTCAGTTTGGCGAGGTTATCCTGTGCATCCCAACTGTAGCTCACTTTAAAGTCGGGATGTCCGCCACGGAAGACATATTGGTCAAATAATGGAGAGAGATTTTTTCCCGTTACTTCATCGATCGCGCGGAGTAAATCAACGGTTTCTACGGTGCGATGGGCGTTTTTCTGGACAAAGTTATGAATCGCTTGGGTAAAGGCTTCTTCTCCCAGTTCCCCGCGAATCATGTGATAGACACACGCGCCTTTTTCATACAGATGGCGATCATACAGTTCAATGGCTTCCCGATAAATATTCGTGACAATCGGACGACGGTAGCGAGAGGAGTCTTCATTGAGATAACTTCTGGCTTCGTTCAGAATATAGTAAGCAGCGTCATCTTGACTATATTCGTGGTCAGTCCACAGCACTTCCGAATAAGAAGCCATTCCTTCTTTAATCCAAGCGTGAGACCAATGTTTGATGACTAATAAGTCTCCAAACCACTGATGGGCGAGTTCGTGGGCGACTAAGGTTTCTGAGCGTTGTTTGTCTAATCTGGCGCGATCGTCTAACAAGCAACGGTCAGTGAGTAGCGTTGTGGAAGTATTTTCCATTCCCCCAAAGATGAAGTCAGCCACACAAACTTGGGCATATTTGGGGTAAGGATAGGCATAACCAAACTGTTGTGAGAAAAACTCAATCATTTGGGGGGTTTTTCCCATGGTGCGTTTCGCATCATCTTCCCGTCCTTTCTCCACATAATACTCGACAGGGATATCCTTCCATTGATCCTCAATCTTGGCAAAATCTCCCACCGCCAAAGTCATCAAATAAGTGGGATGAACTTGATTTTGTCGCCAGTGATAAATTGTATTTTCCCCTTTCTCTTCCGTAGCGACTAACTCGCCATTGGAAACTGCAACATAAGGTTTAGGAACTTCTACTCGGATTTCTGAAGTCGCCAGTTGTCCAGGATAGTCAAAACAGGGAAACCAGAAGCGAGAGTCTTCATCTTCCCCTTGTGTCCAAACTTGGGTGGGTTTATCGGGATAATCTTTGTCGGGTTGAATAAAATAGAGTCCTCGTTGGGGATGATCAACCCGATAGTGAATCACTAAATCAATGGGGTCAAAGGTTGTGGGTTGTAGCAGTTGGATTTGTAGCTGTTTCCCATCGTAGTGAAAGGGTTGACTGACTGACTTGATCTGAACACTTTCGATGGTTAAATCTTCCGCATCAAGAGTAAGATGGGTTAATCCTGACTGAACTGGCTTGAGAGTAATCGTGCTACTTCCCCGAAAAGACTGGTTCGGAATATCTAAAACCAAATCCAAGAAAATATGTTGGACATTTCCTGGACGATCTGGGGTGTAGTGAGGTTTCGCACCAGGAAGAATAAATGATTTGCGTCCGTTTTCTTCAGTATCAAAGAGGAAATAGTTATATTTCATCGCTAAGGCTTGAGAGGTTAGGCTATT comes from Halothece sp. PCC 7418 and encodes:
- a CDS encoding pentapeptide repeat-containing protein; protein product: MSLRTATTATFLTVLLSPSVALAENLTDLNQLLSTQTCQHCNLVNAGLVRAELAGAQLQGANLTNANLSRANLTGADLRGANLTGASLHGANLTGANLTGAILNQTDLRKAYLNNAQLENTTLETAYIRGAIGVPTSASSAKQFYKLAAAEAEAGNYEAALEYCNLAIRLDPEYAAAYLGRGVARYRLGDQVGATQDAEIALELFTQQENEIGVQASQQFMKAVEIASQPRDSNGGGGGLNRLFTTVGSLLMRFFF
- a CDS encoding M1 family metallopeptidase, which produces MKYNYFLFDTEENGRKSFILPGAKPHYTPDRPGNVQHIFLDLVLDIPNQSFRGSSTITLKPVQSGLTHLTLDAEDLTIESVQIKSVSQPFHYDGKQLQIQLLQPTTFDPIDLVIHYRVDHPQRGLYFIQPDKDYPDKPTQVWTQGEDEDSRFWFPCFDYPGQLATSEIRVEVPKPYVAVSNGELVATEEKGENTIYHWRQNQVHPTYLMTLAVGDFAKIEDQWKDIPVEYYVEKGREDDAKRTMGKTPQMIEFFSQQFGYAYPYPKYAQVCVADFIFGGMENTSTTLLTDRCLLDDRARLDKQRSETLVAHELAHQWFGDLLVIKHWSHAWIKEGMASYSEVLWTDHEYSQDDAAYYILNEARSYLNEDSSRYRRPIVTNIYREAIELYDRHLYEKGACVYHMIRGELGEEAFTQAIHNFVQKNAHRTVETVDLLRAIDEVTGKNLSPLFDQYVFRGGHPDFKVSYSWDAQDNLAKLTVTQTQGKTDKDVTENELFDLKIPVGFGYVSDNGEVCFETMSLHLHEKEHNFYFPLPQQPQFISFDQGNYYLKTVTLEYPTEELKTQLKYDPDVTSRIYAAEALGKKGGLEVIKALAESLTQDPFWGVRLEVAKQLGKIKLQQAIPELINGLSDEHPKVRRTILEGLANFKTEESYQAVKLIAQEGDPSYYTEAVAFRMLGKMATGNLKEKEAEVIDLFRQGLENRAGWNEVVRGGIIGGLSEMKTSETAMGMILPYTYAGIPQPLRLAAIRALGTISTGQEQAQLEAILEQLDALSGESFFLTQVSVVTALKQMQTSQAISILQTLADQTPDGRVRRMAEEAVKTVQGNLGSDKAVKELREEFDRLKQENQELMSRLAKLEAQQSDSK